A stretch of the Mycoplasmoides genitalium G37 genome encodes the following:
- the mgpA gene encoding adhesin P1, whose protein sequence is MHQPKKRLAKKSWAFLTAALTLGVITGVGGYFLFNQNKQRSSVSNFAYQPKQLSVKHQQAVDETLTPWTWNNNNFSSLKITGENPGSFGLVRSQNDNLNISSVTKNSSDDNLKYLNAVEKYLDGQQNFAIRRYDNNGRALYDINLAKMENPSTVQRGLNGEPIFDPFKGFGLTGNAPTDWNEIKGKVPVEVVQSPHSPNLYFVLLVPKVALEYHNLNNQVVKESLEVKATQSSFNPTQRLQKDSPVKDSSKQGEKLSETTASSMSSGMATSTRAKALKVEVERGSQSDSLLKNDFAKKPLKHKNSSGEVKLEAEKEFTEAWKPLLTTDQIAREKGMGATVVSFYDAPYSENHTAFGLVDHIDPKKMVENYPPSWKTPKWNHHGIWDYNARNLLLQTTGFFNPRRHPEWFDEGQAKADNTSPGFKVGDTDHKKDGFKKNSSSPIALPFEAYFANIGNMVAIGNSVFIFGGNGHATKMFTTNPLSIGVFRIKYTDNFSKSSVTGWPYAVLFGGLINPQTNGLKDLPLGTNRWFEYVPRMAVSGVKWVGNQLVLAGTLTMGDTATVPRLKYDQLEKHLNLVAQGQGLLREDLQIFTPYGWANRPDIPVGAWLQDEMGSKFGPHYFLNNPDIQDNVNNDTVEALISSYKNTDKLKHVYPYRYSGLYAWQLFNWSNKLTNTPLSANFVNENSYAPNSLFAAILNEDLLTGLSDKIFYGKENEFAENEADRFNQLLSLNPNPNTNWARYLNVVQRFTTGPNLDSSTFDQFLDFLPWIGNGKPFSNSPSPSTSASSSTPLPTFSNINVGVKSMITQHLNKENTRWVFIPNFSPDIWTGAGYRVQSANQKNGIPFEQVKPSNNSTPFDPNSDDNKVTPSGGSSKPTTYPALPNSISPTSDWINALTFTNKNNPQRNQLLLRSLLGTIPVLINKSGDSNDQFNKDSEQKWDKTETNEGNLPGFGEVNGLYNAALLHTYGFFGTNTNSTDPKIGFKADSSSSSSSTLVGSGLNWTSQDVGNLVVINDTSFGFQLGGWFITFTDFIRPRTGYLGITLSSLQDQTIIWADQPWTSFKGSYLDSDGTPKSLWDPTALKSLPNSSTTYDTNPTLSPSFQLYQPNKVKAYQTTNTYNKLIEPVDATSAATNMTSLLKLLTTKNIKAKLGKGTASSQGNNNGGGVSQTINTITTTGNISEGLKEETSIQAETLKKFFDSKQNNKSEIGIGDSTFTKMDGKLTGVVSTPLVNLINGQGATSDSDTEKISFKPGNQIDFNRLFTLPVTELFDPNTMFVYDQYVPLLVNLPSGFDQASIRLKVISYSVENQTLGVRLEFKDPQTQQFIPVLNASSTGPQTVFQPFNQWADYVLPLIVTVPIVVIILSVTLGLTIGIPMHRNKKALQAGFDLSNKKVDVLTKAVGSVFKEIINRTGISNAPKKLKQATPTKPTPKTPPKPPVKQ, encoded by the coding sequence ATGCACCAACCAAAGAAAAGACTGGCTAAGAAGTCTTGAGCCTTTCTAACCGCTGCACTTACCCTTGGGGTTATAACAGGTGTAGGTGGTTATTTTCTCTTTAACCAAAATAAGCAACGTAGTAGCGTGAGCAACTTTGCTTACCAACCCAAGCAGTTAAGTGTTAAACACCAACAAGCAGTTGATGAAACCTTAACCCCTTGGACTTGAAACAATAACAACTTCTCTTCACTAAAGATTACTGGAGAGAACCCAGGATCATTTGGATTAGTAAGAAGCCAAAATGACAACTTAAATATTTCAAGTGTTACAAAGAATTCTAGTGATGATAATCTCAAGTATCTCAATGCTGTTGAGAAATACCTTGATGGTCAGCAAAACTTTGCAATCAGAAGGTATGATAACAACGGTAGAGCTTTATATGATATTAACTTAGCAAAAATGGAAAACCCCTCAACGGTGCAAAGGGGTTTAAATGGCGAGCCTATCTTTGATCCTTTTAAAGGCTTTGGTTTAACTGGTAATGCCCCTACTGATTGGAATGAGATCAAAGGTAAAGTTCCAGTAGAAGTAGTTCAATCCCCCCATTCCCCCAACCTCTATTTTGTGTTACTAGTGCCTAAGGTGGCATTAGAGTATCACAACCTGAATAACCAAGTAGTCAAAGAGAGTTTGGAAGTGAAAGCAACCCAATCATCCTTCAACCCCACCCAAAGGTTGCAAAAAGATAGTCCAGTGAAGGATTCAAGTAAACAAGGGGAGAAACTCAGTGAAACAACTGCTTCATCCATGAGTAGTGGTATGGCTACATCCACTCGAGCCAAGGCCCTCAAAGTGGAGGTGGAAAGGGGGAGTCAAAGTGATTCACTTTTAAAAAACGACTTTGCTAAAAAGCCACTAAAGCATAAGAACAGTAGTGGGGAGGTGAAGTTAGAGGCAGAGAAGGAGTTTACTGAGGCCTGAAAACCATTGTTGACTACTGATCAAATAGCAAGAGAGAAGGGGATGGGGGCGACGGTGGTTAGTTTCTATGATGCACCCTACAGTGAAAACCATACTGCCTTTGGACTTGTTGATCACATCGATCCTAAAAAGATGGTTGAAAACTACCCACCAAGTTGAAAGACCCCGAAGTGAAACCACCATGGGATCTGGGATTACAACGCAAGAAACCTCTTGTTACAAACAACAGGGTTCTTTAACCCAAGAAGACACCCGGAGTGGTTTGATGAAGGACAAGCTAAGGCAGATAACACTAGCCCTGGCTTTAAGGTAGGGGATACTGATCACAAAAAAGACGGGTTTAAAAAAAACTCTTCTTCTCCAATAGCTTTACCATTTGAAGCATACTTTGCTAACATTGGTAACATGGTTGCTATTGGTAACTCGGTATTTATCTTTGGTGGTAATGGTCATGCTACTAAGATGTTTACCACCAATCCCTTAAGTATTGGGGTATTTAGGATTAAATACACTGATAACTTTAGTAAGTCATCAGTAACAGGTTGACCATATGCAGTGTTATTTGGGGGATTAATTAATCCCCAAACCAATGGCTTGAAAGATCTTCCCCTTGGTACCAACAGGTGGTTTGAATATGTACCAAGAATGGCAGTTAGTGGGGTGAAATGGGTTGGTAATCAACTAGTGTTAGCAGGAACACTAACAATGGGTGATACAGCTACTGTACCTAGGTTAAAGTATGATCAACTAGAAAAACACTTAAACCTAGTTGCTCAAGGCCAGGGACTATTGAGAGAAGACTTGCAGATCTTCACTCCCTATGGGTGAGCTAATCGTCCTGATATTCCTGTAGGAGCATGACTCCAAGATGAAATGGGCAGTAAATTTGGTCCCCATTACTTCTTAAATAACCCTGATATCCAGGACAATGTTAATAATGATACGGTTGAAGCATTAATCAGTAGTTACAAAAACACTGATAAGTTAAAACACGTTTATCCTTATCGATACAGTGGTTTGTATGCTTGACAGTTATTTAACTGGTCTAACAAACTAACCAACACTCCCCTATCAGCTAACTTTGTTAATGAAAACAGTTATGCACCAAACAGTTTGTTTGCTGCTATCTTAAATGAAGATCTGTTAACAGGGCTAAGTGATAAGATTTTCTATGGTAAGGAGAATGAGTTTGCTGAAAATGAAGCAGATAGGTTTAACCAACTTTTAAGTTTAAATCCTAATCCTAACACTAACTGAGCTAGGTATTTAAACGTAGTACAACGTTTTACTACCGGACCTAACCTTGATAGTTCTACCTTCGATCAGTTCTTAGACTTTCTCCCCTGAATCGGCAATGGTAAACCCTTTTCCAACTCCCCCTCCCCTTCAACTTCCGCTTCCTCTTCTACCCCCCTCCCCACTTTTTCTAACATCAATGTTGGGGTTAAATCAATGATCACTCAACATTTAAATAAAGAAAACACCCGGTGGGTGTTTATACCTAACTTTTCACCTGACATCTGAACAGGAGCAGGGTATCGCGTTCAAAGTGCTAATCAGAAAAACGGCATTCCTTTTGAACAGGTGAAACCTAGCAATAATAGTACCCCCTTTGATCCCAATTCAGATGATAATAAAGTCACACCATCAGGTGGCTCCTCCAAACCAACCACCTATCCTGCTTTACCCAACAGTATCAGTCCCACCAGTGACTGGATCAATGCATTGACTTTCACTAATAAGAATAACCCGCAGCGCAATCAACTGTTGCTCAGAAGCTTACTAGGAACTATTCCGGTCTTGATCAATAAGAGTGGGGATAGTAATGATCAATTTAACAAGGATAGTGAGCAGAAATGGGATAAAACTGAGACAAATGAGGGTAATTTACCTGGGTTTGGGGAGGTGAATGGGTTGTATAATGCCGCATTACTCCATACCTATGGTTTTTTTGGCACCAATACCAACTCTACTGATCCTAAGATAGGTTTTAAAGCTGATAGTAGTAGTAGTAGTAGTAGTACACTAGTAGGTAGTGGGTTAAACTGAACTAGTCAGGATGTAGGTAATCTTGTTGTAATCAATGACACCAGCTTTGGGTTTCAACTTGGTGGTTGGTTTATTACCTTCACTGACTTTATCAGACCAAGAACTGGTTATCTAGGGATTACCTTAAGTAGCTTACAAGATCAAACCATTATCTGAGCAGATCAGCCTTGAACTAGTTTCAAAGGCAGTTATCTAGACAGTGATGGTACCCCTAAATCACTGTGAGATCCAACTGCTTTAAAATCCCTTCCAAATAGTTCAACTACCTATGATACCAATCCTACCCTCTCACCCTCCTTCCAACTCTACCAACCCAACAAGGTGAAGGCTTACCAAACCACTAACACCTACAACAAGTTAATTGAACCAGTTGATGCAACAAGTGCAGCAACTAACATGACCAGTTTGTTAAAACTCCTAACAACTAAAAACATCAAAGCGAAATTGGGGAAGGGAACAGCTTCTTCGCAGGGAAATAATAATGGAGGGGGTGTTAGTCAAACGATTAACACCATCACCACTACGGGAAATATTAGTGAAGGTCTAAAAGAAGAAACTAGTATTCAAGCAGAAACACTTAAAAAGTTCTTTGATAGTAAACAAAACAATAAGAGTGAAATAGGGATAGGTGATAGTACATTTACCAAGATGGATGGTAAACTAACTGGCGTAGTATCTACTCCCCTTGTTAACCTTATCAATGGCCAGGGAGCAACTAGTGATAGTGATACTGAAAAAATTAGCTTTAAACCTGGTAACCAGATTGACTTTAATAGGTTATTCACCTTACCAGTAACTGAACTATTTGATCCTAACACGATGTTTGTCTATGACCAGTATGTACCACTATTGGTTAACTTACCTAGTGGCTTTGATCAAGCTTCAATCCGCTTAAAGGTAATTAGTTACTCAGTAGAAAACCAAACCTTAGGAGTTAGATTAGAGTTCAAAGATCCTCAAACCCAACAGTTTATCCCGGTACTAAATGCATCAAGTACAGGTCCCCAAACTGTCTTTCAACCCTTTAACCAGTGGGCAGACTATGTCTTACCTTTGATTGTAACTGTTCCTATAGTAGTGATTATCCTTAGTGTTACTTTGGGATTAACGATTGGAATTCCAATGCACAGAAACAAAAAGGCATTACAAGCAGGGTTTGATCTTTCTAACAAAAAGGTTGATGTCTTGACCAAAGCAGTTGGTAGTGTCTTTAAAGAGATCATTAACAGAACAGGGATCTCTAACGCTCCTAAGAAGTTAAAACAAGCTACCCCAACCAAACCAACTCCTAAAACCCCACCAAAACCTCCAGTAAAACAATAA
- a CDS encoding adhesin P110 has translation MRKQIYKKAYWLLLPFLPLALANTFLVKEDSKNVTAYTPFATPITDSKSDLVSLAQLDSSYQIADQTIHNTNLFVLFKSRDVKVKYESSGSNNISFDSTSQGEKPSYVVEFTNSTNIGIKWTMVKKYQLDVPNVSSDMNQVLKNLILEQPLTKYTLNSSLAKEKGKTQREVHLGSGQANQWTSQRNQHDLNNNPSPNASTGFKLTTGNAYRKLSESWPIYEPIDGTKQGKGKDSSGWSSTEENEAKNDAPSVSGGGSSSGTFNKYLNTKQALESIGILFDDQTPRNVITQLYYASTSKLAVTNNHIVVMGNSFLPSMWYWVVERSAQENASNKPTWFANTNLDWGEDKQKQFVENQLGYKETTSTNSHNFHSKSFTQPAYLISGIDSVNDQIIFSGFKAGSVGYDSSSSSSSSSSSSTKDQALAWSTTTSLDSKTGYKDLVTNDTGLNGPINGSFSIQDTFSFVVPYSGNHTNNGTTGPIKTAYPVKKDQKSTVKINSLINATPLNSYGDEGIGVFDALGLNYNFKSNQERLPSRTDQIFVYGIVSPNELRSAKSSADSTGSDTKVNWSNTQSRYLPVPYNYSEGIIDADGFKRPENRGASVTTFSGLKSIAPDGFANSIANFSVGLKAGIDPNPVMSGKKANYGAVVLTRGGVVRLNFNPGNDSLLSTTDNNIAPISFSFTPFTAAESAVDLTTFKEVTYNQESGLWSYIFDSSLKPSHDGKQTPVTDNMGFSVITVSRTGIELNQDQATTTLDVAPSALAVQSGIQSTTQTLTGVLPLSEEFSAVIAKDSDQNKIDIYKNNNGLFEIDTQLSNSVATNNGGLAPSYTENRVDAWGKVEFADNSVLQARNLVDKTVDEIINTPEILNSFFRFTPAFEDQKATLVATKQSDTSLSVSPRIQFLDGNFYDLNSTIAGVPLNIGFPSRVFAGFAALPAWVIPVSVGSSVGILFILLVLGLGIGIPMYRVRKLQDASFVNVFKKVDTLTTAVGSVYKKIITQTGVVKKAPSALKAANPSVKKPAAFLKPPVQPPSKPEGEQKAVEVKSEETKS, from the coding sequence ATGAGAAAACAGATTTATAAAAAAGCATACTGGTTACTATTACCCTTTCTACCATTAGCACTAGCCAATACCTTCCTTGTCAAAGAGGATAGTAAGAATGTTACTGCTTACACCCCCTTCGCCACCCCCATCACCGATTCTAAAAGTGATCTGGTTAGTTTGGCACAACTTGATTCTTCTTATCAAATCGCTGACCAAACCATCCATAACACCAACCTGTTTGTGTTGTTCAAGTCTAGGGATGTAAAAGTTAAGTATGAGTCAAGTGGCAGTAACAACATTAGTTTTGATTCAACTAGTCAAGGTGAAAAACCCTCCTATGTGGTCGAGTTTACTAACTCTACCAACATTGGCATCAAGTGAACGATGGTGAAAAAGTATCAGTTAGATGTACCGAATGTAAGTAGTGACATGAACCAAGTACTGAAAAATTTAATTCTTGAACAACCTTTGACTAAGTATACCTTAAACAGTAGTTTGGCCAAAGAGAAGGGCAAAACGCAAAGGGAGGTACATCTGGGTAGTGGGCAAGCAAATCAGTGAACCAGTCAACGCAACCAACATGACCTAAACAACAATCCCAGTCCCAATGCTTCAACTGGGTTTAAACTCACTACCGGCAATGCATATAGAAAACTAAGTGAGTCCTGACCAATTTATGAACCAATTGATGGGACCAAGCAGGGCAAAGGGAAGGATAGTAGTGGGTGGAGTTCAACTGAAGAAAACGAAGCTAAAAATGATGCGCCCAGTGTTTCTGGAGGGGGATCATCTTCTGGAACATTTAATAAATACCTCAACACCAAGCAAGCGTTAGAGAGCATCGGTATCTTGTTTGATGATCAAACCCCAAGAAATGTTATCACCCAACTCTATTATGCTTCTACTAGCAAGCTAGCAGTCACCAACAACCACATTGTCGTGATGGGTAACAGCTTTCTACCCAGCATGTGGTACTGGGTGGTGGAGCGGAGTGCACAGGAAAATGCAAGTAACAAACCCACCTGGTTTGCTAATACCAATTTAGACTGAGGAGAAGACAAACAAAAACAATTTGTTGAGAACCAGTTGGGGTATAAGGAAACTACCAGTACCAATTCCCACAACTTCCATTCCAAATCTTTCACCCAACCTGCATATCTGATCAGTGGCATTGACAGTGTCAATGATCAAATCATCTTCAGTGGCTTTAAAGCGGGGAGTGTGGGGTATGATAGTAGTAGTAGTAGTAGTAGTAGTAGTAGTAGTAGTACCAAAGACCAAGCACTTGCTTGATCAACAACAACTAGCTTAGATAGTAAAACGGGGTATAAGGATCTAGTGACCAACGACACGGGGCTAAATGGTCCGATCAATGGGAGTTTTTCAATCCAAGACACCTTCAGCTTTGTTGTTCCTTATTCGGGGAATCATACAAATAATGGAACAACTGGACCCATTAAAACTGCTTATCCAGTGAAAAAAGATCAAAAATCAACTGTCAAGATCAATTCTTTGATTAACGCTACGCCCTTGAATAGTTATGGGGATGAGGGGATTGGGGTGTTTGATGCGTTAGGTTTAAACTATAACTTTAAATCTAACCAAGAACGTTTACCTTCCAGAACTGATCAGATCTTTGTTTATGGGATTGTCTCCCCTAATGAATTGCGAAGTGCTAAAAGTTCTGCTGATTCAACTGGTAGTGATACAAAGGTAAACTGATCAAACACCCAATCACGTTACCTCCCTGTTCCCTATAACTATTCAGAAGGGATCATTGATGCAGATGGATTTAAGCGTCCTGAAAACAGGGGTGCTAGTGTAACTACCTTCTCAGGGCTTAAATCAATTGCCCCTGATGGTTTTGCTAACTCAATAGCTAACTTCTCAGTTGGGTTAAAAGCAGGAATTGATCCTAACCCAGTGATGAGTGGTAAGAAAGCTAACTATGGAGCGGTTGTGTTAACACGGGGGGGTGTTGTTAGATTAAACTTTAACCCTGGTAATGATTCATTGCTTTCAACAACTGATAACAATATAGCACCTATCTCCTTCTCATTTACTCCGTTCACAGCTGCTGAGAGTGCGGTGGATCTCACTACCTTCAAAGAAGTTACCTATAACCAAGAATCAGGGTTATGGAGTTATATCTTTGACAGCTCCTTAAAACCAAGCCATGATGGTAAACAAACTCCTGTCACTGATAACATGGGCTTTAGTGTTATCACTGTCTCAAGAACTGGCATTGAACTAAACCAAGACCAAGCTACTACAACTCTTGATGTAGCACCTAGTGCACTAGCAGTGCAATCAGGGATCCAATCTACCACCCAAACCCTAACTGGAGTACTCCCACTTAGTGAGGAATTCAGTGCAGTTATTGCTAAAGATAGTGATCAAAATAAGATTGATATCTATAAAAACAACAACGGGTTGTTTGAAATTGATACCCAACTAAGTAATAGTGTTGCCACCAACAACGGTGGGTTAGCACCTAGTTACACAGAAAACAGGGTTGATGCATGGGGTAAAGTTGAGTTTGCTGATAACAGTGTATTGCAAGCAAGAAACCTAGTTGATAAAACTGTTGATGAGATCATCAATACCCCTGAAATCTTAAACTCCTTCTTTAGATTCACCCCTGCTTTTGAAGATCAAAAAGCTACCCTTGTTGCTACTAAGCAAAGTGATACATCACTTAGTGTCTCACCAAGGATCCAGTTCTTAGATGGTAATTTCTATGATCTTAACTCTACCATCGCTGGGGTACCTTTAAACATTGGTTTCCCTTCAAGAGTGTTTGCTGGGTTTGCAGCACTCCCTGCATGGGTGATCCCTGTATCAGTAGGTTCTTCAGTTGGGATCTTGTTTATCTTGTTAGTCTTAGGACTTGGGATTGGGATCCCAATGTACAGGGTAAGAAAACTCCAAGATGCATCGTTTGTTAATGTCTTTAAAAAGGTTGATACACTCACAACTGCTGTCGGTAGTGTGTACAAAAAGATTATTACCCAAACTGGTGTGGTGAAAAAAGCACCTAGTGCATTGAAAGCTGCTAATCCTAGTGTTAAAAAACCTGCTGCTTTTTTAAAACCACCTGTTCAACCACCAAGTAAACCTGAAGGGGAACAAAAAGCTGTTGAAGTTAAGTCAGAAGAAACCAAAAGTTAG
- a CDS encoding adhesin, which yields MITQHLNKENTRWVFTPNSSPDIWTGAGYRKQGNNNGIPFDNVKPSNSSTPFNPNSDDNKVTSGGSSKPTTYTHLPNSISPTSDWSNALTFTNKNNPQRNQLLLRSLLGTIPVLINKSGTGDQFNKDSEQKWNETDKLGGNLPGLGEVNGGFYQLNKNLLAYFY from the coding sequence ATGATCACTCAACACTTAAACAAAGAGAACACCCGGTGGGTGTTTACCCCTAACTCTTCACCTGACATCTGAACTGGGGCTGGGTATCGCAAACAAGGTAACAATAATGGCATCCCTTTTGATAATGTGAAACCTAGCAATAGTAGTACCCCCTTTAATCCCAATTCAGATGATAATAAAGTCACTTCAGGTGGCTCCTCCAAACCAACCACCTACACCCATTTACCCAACAGTATCAGTCCCACCAGTGACTGAAGCAATGCATTGACTTTCACTAATAAGAATAACCCGCAACGAAATCAACTGTTGCTCAGAAGCTTACTAGGAACTATCCCGGTATTGATCAATAAGAGTGGAACGGGAGATCAATTTAACAAGGATAGTGAGCAAAAATGAAACGAAACAGATAAATTAGGAGGCAACCTCCCGGGGCTTGGGGAGGTGAATGGCGGTTTTTATCAACTAAATAAAAACTTATTAGCTTATTTTTATTAG
- a CDS encoding MgpC family cytadherence protein yields MGEGNSNAGKQDTFSFVVPYSDSHSNQTSSGTIKTAYPVKSDQKSSVAINSLINATPLNSYGTIKKLPVNKKQVVNYLSN; encoded by the coding sequence ATTGGGGAAGGGAACAGCAATGCAGGGAAGCAAGACACCTTTTCCTTCGTTGTTCCTTATTCAGATAGTCATAGTAATCAAACTTCATCAGGAACCATTAAAACGGCTTATCCTGTGAAAAGTGATCAAAAATCATCAGTAGCGATCAATTCCTTGATCAACGCTACGCCGTTGAATAGTTATGGGACAATAAAAAAACTACCTGTCAACAAAAAACAGGTAGTTAATTATTTATCCAATTAG
- the pheS gene encoding phenylalanine--tRNA ligase subunit alpha, whose protein sequence is MIDQNKLITKWKKAFAKAKNLTTLVNLKNTLHNSDLKPLLQKIKTATKLSEKSSLGKLYQSLDIQLTDLLTSYKKTFEINNQVSQKPSLDVMLPATEFTNGSNNALYQVIDNLVEYFKSFLFTINFDSELTSISDCFDLLNIPKDHSSRNESDSFYIDKTSLLRTHCTATTLKAVRTSKKTNNPDIRVVSLGAVFRNDSDDATHSHQFTQLDFMWIKKGLSLANLKWFINNMITHFFGENTFTRFRLSHFPFTEPSFEIDIRCWLCQNGCSICKQTKWIEILGAGIIHPQVMNNMGIGDTENITGIAAGIGIERLAMLKYGIDDIRDFYDNNFKFLTQFTD, encoded by the coding sequence ATGATTGATCAAAACAAGTTAATTACTAAGTGAAAAAAAGCATTTGCAAAAGCTAAGAATTTAACTACTTTAGTTAATCTTAAGAACACTTTACACAACAGTGATTTAAAGCCATTACTCCAAAAGATTAAAACCGCTACAAAACTAAGTGAAAAAAGTAGTTTAGGTAAGCTTTATCAATCACTTGATATTCAACTAACTGATCTGTTAACTAGTTACAAAAAAACCTTTGAAATAAATAACCAAGTTAGTCAAAAACCTTCACTTGATGTGATGCTACCAGCAACAGAGTTTACCAATGGTTCTAATAACGCACTATATCAGGTTATTGATAATTTAGTTGAATACTTTAAAAGCTTTTTATTCACAATTAATTTTGATAGTGAACTGACCAGTATTAGTGACTGTTTTGATCTTTTAAATATCCCTAAAGATCATTCCAGTAGGAATGAATCTGATTCTTTTTATATCGATAAAACCAGTTTATTGAGAACCCATTGTACTGCTACCACGCTAAAAGCAGTCAGAACTTCTAAAAAAACTAATAATCCTGATATCAGGGTTGTCTCTTTAGGAGCGGTTTTTCGTAATGATAGTGATGATGCCACCCACTCCCATCAGTTTACCCAACTTGATTTTATGTGGATTAAAAAAGGGCTTTCATTAGCTAATTTAAAGTGGTTTATTAACAATATGATCACCCATTTCTTTGGGGAAAATACTTTTACTAGGTTTAGACTATCCCACTTCCCATTCACTGAACCCTCGTTTGAAATTGACATTAGGTGTTGGTTATGTCAAAATGGTTGTTCTATTTGTAAGCAAACCAAGTGAATTGAGATCTTAGGGGCGGGGATCATCCATCCCCAGGTGATGAATAACATGGGAATTGGGGATACTGAAAATATTACTGGGATAGCAGCAGGAATTGGGATTGAACGCTTAGCAATGTTAAAGTATGGGATTGATGATATCCGTGATTTTTATGATAACAACTTTAAGTTTTTAACCCAGTTTACTGACTAA